Proteins encoded within one genomic window of Setaria italica strain Yugu1 chromosome IV, Setaria_italica_v2.0, whole genome shotgun sequence:
- the LOC111256948 gene encoding uncharacterized protein LOC111256948, with product MWFYVGNQGSSLPEVTGHAPKHLEKWAAEADEGNEEVACLLKRIGALKAAGLTRVNVAASFLKHRIQPLKGRDRKGHEYLDFSDPTRMSLDDITNDEVEAILGKMFKPFHGVPVVEDTVRQFDHWYVPNQSHILTEYWTRADKSKGVSENEPQAPSAKKRRLAVKKQGAWK from the exons ATGTGGTTTTATGTTGGGAACCAAGGATCGTCACTACCAGAGGTTACAGGCCATGCCCCAAAACATTTGGAGAAGTGGGCAGCCGAAGCGGATGAGGGCAATGAGGAAGTTGCTTGTTTGTTGAAAAGAATCGGTGCTTTGAAGGCAGCTGGCTTAACTAGGGTTAATGTGGCCGCAAGCTTTTTGAAGCACAGGATCCAGCCTCTGAAGGGACGTGATCGGAAGGGTCACGAGTACTTGGATTTCAGCGATCCAACTCGTATGTCTCTGGACGATATTACGAATGATGAAGTTGAGGCAATCCTGGGGAAAATGTTTAAACCTTTCCATGGGGTGCCAGTAGTCGAAGATACCGTCAGACAATTTGATCATTGGTATGTACCCAACCAG TCTCACATTTTGACCGAGTACTGGACCCGTGCGGATAAGTCCAAGGGAGTTAGCGAGAATGAGCCTCAAGCTCCTTCGGCTAAAAAGCGGCGATTGGCTGTGAAGAAGCAAGGAGCTTGGAAATAG
- the LOC111257112 gene encoding uncharacterized protein LOC111257112, giving the protein MMLSSLLLERRELEAQVKKRDARYKSLQQKCQELKSVEAHAASRLLDCMNAHDRVADEAANLRDQLAEAREAYASEKEEKPSMAASLAIAMVANRGHAMTRERIRADFQELLSAALMVANVLDPLRKVLSLDP; this is encoded by the exons ATGATGCTGTCAAGTCTTTTGCTTGAGCGGCGGGAACTCGAAGCTCAAGTGAAGAAGCGGGATGCCCGGTACAAGTCGTTGCAGCAGAAGTGCCAAG AGCTCAAGAGCGTCGAAGCTCATGCAGCTAGTCGGCTGCTTGATTGTATGAATGCGCATGATcgagtagctgatgaggctgccAACCTTAGGGATCAGCTTGCTGAGGCTCGTGAAGCTTATGCTTCTGAGAAGGAGGAGAAGCCTAGCATGGCAGCCTCTCTGGCCATAGCTATGGTGGCCAACCGGGGTCATGCTATGACCCGAGAGAGGATTCGAGCGGACTTCCAGGAGTTGTTGAGCGCTGCTCTGATGGTGGCCAATGTACTCGACCCGCTGAGGAAAGTGTTGAGCCTCGATCCTTAG